CCGCACTCATGGGCAGACCCCGCACCTCAAAGAGCAGGGGCGCTTCCGGGTAATCAAAGAAAATGGCCTGGGTGTTCGGAGTCTCCCCATTGTCGACGTAACCGAAACGTCCGCCCACGCTGAGCACCCGGTCGGGCATGGCCGGATCGCCCAGGAACCACCTTGCGATGTCCACTTCATGGATACCCTGGTTGCCGAGGTCTCCGTTGCCGGTGTTCCAGACCCAATGCCAGTCGTAGTGCAGACGCTCGCGCATGAGCGGCTCGAGCGCGGCCGGCCCGGTCCAGAGATTGTAATCGACCGAGGCCGGAGGCGTCTGGGGCCGGTCGACGAAACCGATGCTCTCGCGCCGCTTGTAGCAGAAGCCCCGGGACACCTTGATCGGGCCAAGATTTCCCGCCCGGATGTAGGCGACTGCGTCGATCAGCCCCTGGGACGAGCGCTTCTGGGTGCCGGCCTGCACGATCTGTTTCGATCGTGCCGCCGCCCGGACCACCTGCCGTCCCTCCCAGACATTATGCGAGATGGGCTTCTCCACATAGACATCCTTGCCGGCGTCAATCGCCCAGATCGCCATCAGACTGTGCCAATGATTCGGGGTGGCGATGACAACCGCGTCAATCTCCTTGTCCTCGAGCATGCGTTGGCAATTGAGGTAGGTCCGGACGCTCTCACCCCACTCGGCAAACTCCGCCCGCCGCTTCGCCAGGATATCGGCATCGACATCGCAGAGGGCGACAATCCGCACCCCGTCGTGCTCCCGGAAATCCTTGACGTGGCTCCAGCCTTTTCCCCGCAACCCGACCACCCCGATTCGGATCGCGTCGTTCGCTCCGGGTACCTGGGCCCACGACCGGGCCGTCAGCAACGATATCGAGGACAGACCGGCCGCCCCCAGCGCGGTCCGTTTGAGAAATTCCCGTCGGTTCAAACGGGGGTCGGATTCAGGGGTTTTCATGGATTGATTCAGTATAAAGACTGTATTGAGCGGCAACGCCGGCCGATTCCGAGTCGCCGTGGTGAAAGAAAAACCGATAGCGGAATCGCACGGACCCGCCGGCCGGAATGGATAGGTCGCCCGTCCCGGGCGGCGCATTCTCGAAATCATGCACCCCGAACGGATTGGCCGCAAAGAGCCCGTAATCGCGCACGTGCCACCAGGTCGGGTGCCGGGGGTTGTCCGGGTGATCAAAGATCGCCACCCCGACCCACTCCCCTTCAACCGGACCCGAATAGTCCACCCAGGCCGACCGCTTACCCCAGGCCGCACCATCCTTCAGTCCGGTGCTGGTCTCGATCGTACCCTGCGCAACCGGACCTTTCACCCGCATGCTCGGAGCGACGCGGATGGCCATCGTGCCCTCCTTGGTATCCCCAAGGATCAGCGGGGCTTCACCGGCGAACAGTTCCACTTCGATATCGAGAAGCACTCCGTTCTCGAGCAGGCGGAATCGGTGGTTCCGGATATCGCGACATACCGGATTGCTCTCGGCGTCCCGCCAGGAATCGACGGTGCGGAAACCATCCTCACCAAGCTCAAGGGACTCCTGAACAATTCGCGGCCCCTTTCCCTCGGTCCAGAAATCAAGGCCATTGACCGATCCGTGAGTGAACCAGAGGCCGCGGTGATGCCGATGATCCTCCTCGTCGTCCGGCCCGGGGTCGACCGGCCAACCGCGGGTCAGGGGAATACGACCATCCAGCAGAATGGGAAAAAAGAACGGGCGCGCCGCCAGGTCGGGCCGATAGCGGGTGAAGAGACGGCCCCCGATCTTCACGGTAACCACCCCGTCCTGCTCCGTCATCGCAAGACCGTCACCGGCATCGAGCCCGATTTCAGGCACATTCCCTGAATCTTCCGCGGGCAGTGGCATGGCTAGCGCGAGAATCCCAAGCAAAAGGAGTAACTCTTGAAAACACCAACCGGATCGAGCCACGGCAAACACATTCCCGAGCAAGAGGAATCCCGGGCCCATCGGCAAGGAATTTGCGCCTGGCCCGCCCCCCTTGATCGTCTTCAACCACTTCTGCGCCCACTTCCGGCTTCCAAACGGCCGCCGATCGTGGCAGGGTGAGACACGCTCACATCGTGATGAAGGCGACACTCGTATCCGGAGAATATCCCTGGCAAGTGGCCCTGAGGCCTCAGGGAATCAAGCTCATCGACAATCTCGACGTGGTTTTCCACGCGCTCACCAACGCGGGAATCGACGGCTGGGAAGGGTTCGTCCCGGATGAAAAGGAGGCCGGGACCTTGTCGACCCTGTTGGCAAAGCATTCGCTCAGCATGCCGTCCGCTTACGCCAACCTCCGACTGCATGAGCCGGATTCGGACCGGGTCATCGCCGAGACAATAGCCTCAATCCCCAGACTCAGGAAACTCGGTGTCCGTTTCCTCGAAGTCAATCCCGAGCCCATCGCCTGGGGCAGCCCGCTCGACAAGGACGATGCCCAGTTGCGAAGGCAGGCCATCAATCTGCAGGCGCTCGGCATCCAGTTGCTCGCTGGGGAAATCGAACTCTGTTACCACACCCACGACCCCGAAATGCGTCAGAGCGCGCGCGAGTTTCACCATATGCTCCAGGCGACCGACCCCATGGTGGTCGGCTTCAATCTCGATCCCCATTGGATCTACCGGGGTTGCGGCAACAGCCAGATCGCCCTCGAGGACATCCTCGACCTTTACGGGGATCGAATCCGCACGGTTCATTTGCGACAATCAATCGGCGGGATCTGGTCGGAAACCCTCGGAGAGGGCGACCTCGACTATGAACCCATAATCGATGTGCTTAAAGCGATCGACTTCGACGGAGTCCTCGTCCTCGAACAGGCTGCAGAGCCGGGCACCCCGGAAACCATGCCGATGGCGGAGCGCGAGCGCCTGAACGCCGCCTGGGCCCGCAAGGTCTTTGGCCTCTGACCGTTCCCCCACGCGAACACCGATCGATCCGACGCCCATGGGAAGAGACTATCCTGAGATCAATCCGAAGATTGCGGACTGGATCCGCCGGCAGAAAATGTTCTTCGTATCG
The Opitutaceae bacterium genome window above contains:
- a CDS encoding PmoA family protein, which gives rise to MPLPAEDSGNVPEIGLDAGDGLAMTEQDGVVTVKIGGRLFTRYRPDLAARPFFFPILLDGRIPLTRGWPVDPGPDDEEDHRHHRGLWFTHGSVNGLDFWTEGKGPRIVQESLELGEDGFRTVDSWRDAESNPVCRDIRNHRFRLLENGVLLDIEVELFAGEAPLILGDTKEGTMAIRVAPSMRVKGPVAQGTIETSTGLKDGAAWGKRSAWVDYSGPVEGEWVGVAIFDHPDNPRHPTWWHVRDYGLFAANPFGVHDFENAPPGTGDLSIPAGGSVRFRYRFFFHHGDSESAGVAAQYSLYTESIHENP
- a CDS encoding Gfo/Idh/MocA family oxidoreductase, giving the protein MKTPESDPRLNRREFLKRTALGAAGLSSISLLTARSWAQVPGANDAIRIGVVGLRGKGWSHVKDFREHDGVRIVALCDVDADILAKRRAEFAEWGESVRTYLNCQRMLEDKEIDAVVIATPNHWHSLMAIWAIDAGKDVYVEKPISHNVWEGRQVVRAAARSKQIVQAGTQKRSSQGLIDAVAYIRAGNLGPIKVSRGFCYKRRESIGFVDRPQTPPASVDYNLWTGPAALEPLMRERLHYDWHWVWNTGNGDLGNQGIHEVDIARWFLGDPAMPDRVLSVGGRFGYVDNGETPNTQAIFFDYPEAPLLFEVRGLPMSAEIDGMDNFKGIRIGVVVECENGYFAGGGPGGWAYDNAGERIRSFKGDDGATHVQNFLDAIRTREPKMVNGQIEGAHISSALCHLGNISQRLGRTLPVGLINEQIQGNAVLSDAYGRMLEHCGRNDVDFGLTPAALGAGLTVDQAMECFEGEFSTEANRLITREYREGFVVPDLA
- a CDS encoding sugar phosphate isomerase/epimerase; the encoded protein is MKATLVSGEYPWQVALRPQGIKLIDNLDVVFHALTNAGIDGWEGFVPDEKEAGTLSTLLAKHSLSMPSAYANLRLHEPDSDRVIAETIASIPRLRKLGVRFLEVNPEPIAWGSPLDKDDAQLRRQAINLQALGIQLLAGEIELCYHTHDPEMRQSAREFHHMLQATDPMVVGFNLDPHWIYRGCGNSQIALEDILDLYGDRIRTVHLRQSIGGIWSETLGEGDLDYEPIIDVLKAIDFDGVLVLEQAAEPGTPETMPMAERERLNAAWARKVFGL